A single genomic interval of Caretta caretta isolate rCarCar2 chromosome 23, rCarCar1.hap1, whole genome shotgun sequence harbors:
- the GRIN2D gene encoding glutamate receptor ionotropic, NMDA 2D, with amino-acid sequence MSLSPGPPAARMLFVLALACASPFLDLRPDGPRSLNVAIIFSGSSYTPESARFAPTAFRNFSMEVNPVSVLLNDTNPRSLIVRLCDVLSSLRIHGVVFEDDTRTEAVAQILDFISAQTSVPIIGINGGSAIVLTPKEKGSTFLQLGSSTEQQLQVMFEVLEEYDWTAFAVITTLFPGYEDFVDYIEVLTDSSFIGWEHRGVLTLNLTDDPDGSRVKRQLREIPAQIRLLYCSREEAESIFQAARDAGLTGPGYIWFMVGTNLGGTDYMPEHLPVGLFTVLSAGWRDDLHHRVQNGVAIIAKGAEALSRDYGFIPEFNNDCRSPNLSQIHENLHRYFMNITWGQKDFSFNEDGYLINPSLVVISLNKERTWEVVGSWEHQILRMKYPVWSRYGKFLQPVDDDQHLTVATLEERPFVIVENIDPATGTCIRDSVPCRNQLNRTDSHPTDPLLFEKKCCKGFCIDILKRLAKTVGFTYDLYLVTNGKHGKKIDGVWNGMIGEVFYLRADMAIGSLTINEERSEIIDFSVPFVETGISVMVSRSNGTVSPSAFLEPYSPAVWVMMFVMCLTVVAVTVFIFEYFSPVGYNRSLAAGKRTGGSKFTIGKSIWLLWALVFNNSVPVENPKGTTSKIMVLIWAFFAVIFLASYTANLAAFMIQEEYVDTVSGLSDRKFQKPQDQYPPLKFGTVPNGSTEKNIRSNYPDMHTYMVKYNQRSVEDALQHLKSGKLDAFIYDAAVLNYMARKDEGCKLVTIGSGKVFATTGYGIALQKGSRWKRPIDLALLQFLGDDEIEMLERLWLSGICHNDKIEVMSSKLDIDNMAGVFYMLLVAMGLSLLVFAWEHLIYWKLRHCMRHTGRLDFLLAFSRGMYSCCTSEDPKLQDHQQLPILNHSYPPQRGGATALPSPPAPPLPCSSFLPRDRRIVERWRHARSPNCYKDLYPPPAPSEPPKAPPQRHGLQNAFAEGFHRFYGPIEPEGLSDHLGASGGAQAKKLGPCQLSPPLRSLENPPSYFAIVREKEGPDPGASAWQRKSLRGLYESFQAGKAGSRTPEAKKHGGGGLGGGYAAKGPCEAECGRPAQEPGRYGYTRLSYEDERSPPLGAAPCGRERRYRRPEEPRDSESQPLLRPTCPAGRSHVCRSRSRLPPAGFPSQSRYVELSDSDSEPCERDGPCPEASPPAGAPPADGHSCWYAGPDFFCTYPSREPPLFAPHKPVRYWSADKLAPCRSCHRLCQHCASLELLPPPTPPCRKEARGYFSRSEERLERWLDWEHRLCGPYGCLAPRHHPGPCRCCHHHHSCELGPAGSLLHPTSRSLEDLSSCHLVRCGLAPHRLGFSPPECLPPRLSRSGELFARRGSAHFSSLESEV; translated from the exons ATGAGCCTGTCCCCTGGCCCCCCCGCTGCTAGGATGCTCTTTGTGCTGGCTCTGGCCTGCGCCAGCCCCTTCCTGGATCTGCGCCCAGACGGGCCGCGCTCGCTCAACGTGGCCATCATCTTCAGTGGCTCGTCCTACACGCCTGAGAGTGCCCGCTTCGCCCCCACTGCCTTCCGCAACTTCTCCATGGAGGTGAACCCCGTCTCGGTGCTGCTCAATGACACCAACCCCCGCAGCCTCATCGTACGCCTGTGTGACGTTCTCTCCTCCCTGCGCATCCACGGCGTGGTCTTCGAGGACGACACACGCACTGAGGCCGTGGCCCAGATCCTGGACTTCATCTCAGCCCAGACCTCAGTGCCCATCATCGGCATCAACGGGGGCTCGGCCATCGTCCTCACACCCAAG GAGAAAGGCTCCACCTTTCTGCAGCTAGGCTCATcgacagagcagcagctgcaggtgaTGTTCGAGGTGCTGGAGGAGTACGACTGGACGGCCTTCGCTGTCATCACCACACTCTTCCCCGGATATGAGGACTTTGTGGATTACATCGAGGTGCTGACCGACAGCAGCTTCATCGGCTGGGAACACCGGGGCGTCCTGACTCTCAACCTGACTGATGACCCTGACGGCTCCCGGGTCAAGCGCCAGCTGCGGGAGATCCCTGCCCAGATCCGCCTGCTCTACTGCTCCCGTGAGGAGGCAGAGAGCATCTTCCAGGCAGCACGGGATGCCGGCCTCACTGGACCTGGCTATATCTGGTTCATGGTGGGCACCAACCTGGGTGGCACTGACTACATGCCTGAGCACCTGCCTGTTGGCCTCTTCACAGTGTTGTCGGCCGGCTGGCGGGACGACCTGCACCACCGCGTCCAGAACGGGGTGGCCATCATTGCCAAGGGCGCTGAAGCACTCTCCAGGGACTACGGCTTCATTCCCGAGTTCAACAATGACTGCCGGTCACCCAACCTCAGCCAGATCCATGAGAACCTCCACCG GTATTTCATGAACATCACATGGGGGCAAAAGGATTTCTCGTTCAACGAGGACGGCTACCTCATCAACCCATCACTGGTCGTCATCTCCCTGAACAAGGAGCGCACTTGGGAGGTG gtggggagctgggagcaccAGATCCTACGCATGAAGTACCCGGTCTGGTCGCGCTACGGCAAGTTCCTGCAGCCGGTGGATGACGACCAGCACCTGACGGTGGCCACGCTGGAGGAGCGGCCCTTCGTCATCGTCGAGAACATCGACCCGGCCACCGGCACCTGCATCCGGGACTCGGTGCCCTGCCGCAACCAGCTGAACCGCACCGACAG ccaccccacggACCCGCTGCTCTTCGAGAAGAAATGCTGCAAAGGGTTCTGCATCGACATTCTCAAGCGCCTGGCTAAGACCGTGGGCTTCACCTACGACCTCTACCTGGTCACCAACGGCAAGCACGGCAAAAAGATTGACGGGGTCTGGAACGGCATGATCGGAGAG GTGTTTTACCTGCGTGCAGACATGGCCATCGGCTCCCTGACTATCAATGAGGAACGCTCCGAGATCATCGACTTCTCCGTGCCCTTCGTTGAGACGGGCATCAGCGTCATGGTCTCGCGGAGCAACGGGACCGTCTCACCCTCCGCCTTCCTGG AGCCCTACAGCCCAGCTGTCTGGGTGATGATGTTCGTCATGTGTCTGACCGTGGTGGCCGTCACCGTCTTCATCTTCGAGTACTTCAGCCCCGTGGGTTATAACCGCAGCCTGGCAGCTGGGAAAC GCACAGGGGGCTCCAAGTTCACCATTGGCAAGTCCATCTGGCTGCTCTGGGCTCTGGTCTTCAACAACTCGGTGCCGGTGGAGAACCCCAAGGGCACCACCAGCAAGATCATGGTACTGATCTGGGCTTTCTTCGCCGTCATATTCCTTGCCAGCTACACGGCCAACCTGGCCGCCTTCATGATCCAGGAGGAGTACGTGGACACGGTGTCGGGGCTGAGCGACCGCAAG TTCCAGAAGCCGCAGGACCAGTACCCGCCGCTCAAGTTTGGCACCGTGCCCAACGGCAGCACGGAGAAGAACATCCGCAGCAACTACCCCGACATGCACACGTACATGGTGAAGTACAACCAGCGTAGTGTGGAGGACGCCCTGCAGCACCTCAAGtcggg GAAGCTGGACGCCTTCATCTACGACGCGGCCGTGCTGAACTACATGGCACGGAAGGACGAGGGCTGCAAGCTGGTGACCATCGGCAGCGGGAAGGTCTTCGCCACCACCGGCTACGGCATCGCCCTGCAGAAGGGCTCCCGCTGGAAGCGCCCCATCGACCTGGCGCTGCTGCAGTTCCTGGGCGACG ACGAGATCGAGATgctggagcggctctggctcTCGGGGATCTGCCACAACGACAAGATTGAGGTGATGAGCAGCAAGCTGGACATCGACAACATGGCGGGCGTCTTCTACATGCTGCTGGTGGCCATGGGGCTGAGCCTGCTGGTCTTCGCCTGGGAGCACCTCATCTACTGGAAGCTGCGCCACTGCATGCGGCACACCGGGCGCCTGGACTTCCTGCTGGCCTTCAGCCGG ggcATGTACAGCTGCTGCACCAGCGAGGACCCCAAGCTGCAGGACCATCAGCAGCTGCCCATCCTGAACCACAGCTACCCCCCGCAGCGCGGGGGGGCCACGGCCttgcccagcccccctgccccacccctgccctgcagcagcttcCTGCCCCGGGACCGGCGCATCGTGGAGCGCTGGCGCCATGCCCGCAGCCCCAACTGCTACAAGGACCTGtaccccccgcccgccccctcgGAGCCCCCCAAGGCACCCCCGCAGCGCCATGGCCTCCAGAACGCCTTTGCTGAGGGCTTCCACCGCTTCTATGGCCCCATCGAGCCCGAGGGGCTGTCGGACCACCTGGGGGCCAGCGGCGGGGCCCAGGCCAAGAAGCTGGGGCCATGccagctctccccacccctccggAGCCTGGAGAACCCCCCGTCCTACTTCGCCATCGTGCGGGAGAAGGAGGGTCCCGACCCGGGCGCCTCGGCCTGGCAGAGGAAGTCGCTGCGGGGACTGTACGAAAGTTTCCAGGCGGGCAAGGCCGGGAGCCGGACACCAGAGGCCAAGAAACACGGTGGCGGGGGGCTGGGCGGTGGCTACGCCGCCAAGGGCCCCTGCGAGGCGGAGTGCGGCCGGCCGGCCCAGGAGCCGGGGCGTTACGGCTACACCCGGCTCTCCTACGAAGACGAGCGCAGCCCGCCCCTGGGGGCAGCGCCCTGCGGGCGGGAGCGGCGCTACCGGCGCCCCGAGGAGCCGCGGGACAGCGAGAGCCAGCCCTTGCTGCGGCCCACCTGCCCGGCCGGCAGGTCCCACGTCTGCCGCAGCCGCTCCCGCCTGCCGCCCGCCGGCTTCCCCAGCCAGAGCCGCTACGTGGAGCTCTCGGACTCCGACTCGGAGCCATGCGAGCGGGACGGGCCGTGCCCAGAGGCCTCCCCCCCGGCCGGGGCGCCCCCGGCCGATGGGCACAGCTGCTGGTACGCGGGCCCCGATTTCTTCTGCACCTACCCCTCCCGGGAGCCCCCACTCTTCGCCCCCCACAAGCCTGTGCGCTACTGGTCGGCCGACAAGCTGGCCCCCTGCCGCTCGTGCCACCGGCTTTGCCAGCACTGTGCCAGCCTGGAGCTGctgccccccccgaccccgccCTGCCGCAAGGAGGCCCGGGGCTACTTCAGCCGCTCTGAGGAGCGGCTGGAGCGCTGGCTGGACTGGGAACACCGCCTCTGCGGCCCCTACGGCTGCCTGGCACCCCGGCACCACCCCGGCCCCTGCCGGTGCTGCCATCACCACCATTCCTGCGAGCTGGGCCCGGccggctccctcctgcaccccacctcccGCAGCCTGGAGGacctgagctcctgccacctggTGCGCTGTGGCCTGGCCCCCCACCGCCTCGGCTTCTCCCCGCCCGAGTGCCTCCCGCCCCGCCTCAGCCGCAGCGGGGAGCTCTTCGCCCGCCGCGGCTCCGCCCACTTCTCCAGCCTCGAGTCGGAGGTATGA